In Carboxydothermus pertinax, a single genomic region encodes these proteins:
- a CDS encoding glycosyltransferase family 2 protein: protein MALASIIIISYNEGQWLRKTVESFLAAKTKIPFQIIVVDDGSTDQSTAFLNSSRYKNIDLIKLKRSGITKAKNIGASQAKGEVLLFSDAHILVEDFWLDRMLEDLKEKTILSPLVASLLEPHRVGMGLTLNEELLPCWRSYKTNVVEKVPMLPGGFMLIKKSDFDVLGGYDEDLKIWGYDDCEFSLRALLFGFNLLVTPKTKVFHLFRSGQTYKGYNENVLFNLGWLACLHFKTQRILKVLTKINRFPRAFTITEKLAKEQKLWQLREKYLKIRVYDDDWYFSTFGIDF from the coding sequence TTGGCATTAGCCTCAATAATTATTATTTCCTATAATGAAGGGCAGTGGTTACGAAAAACTGTTGAAAGTTTTCTTGCGGCAAAAACCAAAATACCTTTTCAAATAATAGTTGTAGATGATGGTTCTACAGACCAGAGTACTGCTTTTTTAAACTCCAGTCGGTATAAAAATATTGACCTTATTAAATTAAAACGGTCCGGCATAACCAAGGCCAAAAATATAGGAGCAAGTCAGGCCAAAGGAGAGGTTCTTCTTTTTTCCGATGCCCATATCCTGGTTGAAGATTTCTGGTTAGACAGGATGTTAGAAGACCTCAAAGAAAAAACGATTTTATCTCCTTTAGTTGCTTCTTTGTTAGAACCCCATCGTGTTGGAATGGGGCTTACATTAAATGAGGAACTTTTACCGTGTTGGCGAAGTTATAAGACCAACGTTGTAGAAAAGGTTCCGATGCTACCCGGGGGATTTATGTTAATTAAAAAAAGTGATTTTGATGTTCTTGGTGGCTATGATGAGGATTTGAAAATTTGGGGATACGATGATTGTGAATTTTCCCTTCGGGCCTTGCTTTTTGGTTTTAATTTGTTAGTTACCCCCAAGACCAAAGTTTTTCATTTATTCAGAAGTGGCCAAACTTATAAAGGATATAATGAAAATGTCTTATTTAATTTAGGATGGCTTGCCTGTTTACATTTTAAGACTCAGAGAATTTTAAAGGTGTTAACTAAAATTAACCGTTTTCCCCGGGCTTTTACAATAACCGAAAAGCTAGCAAAGGAGCAAAAACTTTGGCAGCTTCGAGAAAAATATTTAAAAATAAGGGTTTATGACGATGACTGGTACTTTAGCACTTTTGGAATAGATTTTTAA
- the corA gene encoding magnesium/cobalt transporter CorA — MIKTYYYNHKTNSMEHDVDLAKLPELLADPESMLWVDLYNFEEKELYYLARIFDFHELTVEDCLTFSPRAKVDKYENYYFFLLHALRYDEEQEEEILLVQLGVYFGPNFIVTVHKSTLPSLGRLALVCRRSTEICVKGAEYFLYSIIDGIVDEYFPILEQVTNRIEDLEDEIYEQPNREITDEFIDLKRTILAIRRAISHQKRIFGNLIRPPFPLSEEIKPYFSDLADHLERATDSVDSQRDMLDQILMTYNSIITTRTNETMRVLTIISTIFMPLTFVTGFFGMNVPFPAQNHFISTGFITAGLVAISYGMVRWFKYKKWM, encoded by the coding sequence ATGATAAAAACTTATTACTATAACCACAAAACAAATTCTATGGAGCACGATGTGGATTTAGCCAAACTTCCTGAGCTTTTAGCAGATCCGGAAAGTATGCTGTGGGTAGATCTGTACAACTTTGAGGAAAAAGAGCTTTATTACCTTGCCCGCATCTTTGATTTTCACGAATTGACGGTCGAAGACTGTTTGACTTTCAGCCCCCGGGCCAAAGTGGACAAGTATGAAAATTATTATTTCTTCCTTCTCCATGCCCTGCGTTACGACGAAGAGCAGGAAGAAGAAATTCTTTTAGTCCAGCTGGGCGTATATTTTGGACCAAATTTTATCGTTACTGTCCATAAAAGCACTCTGCCCAGCCTGGGAAGACTTGCCCTGGTCTGCCGGAGAAGTACCGAAATATGCGTAAAGGGAGCCGAGTATTTTCTTTACTCAATTATTGACGGCATTGTAGATGAGTATTTCCCAATTTTAGAACAGGTAACAAACCGGATTGAAGACCTTGAAGATGAAATTTACGAACAACCAAATAGGGAAATTACCGATGAATTCATCGATTTAAAGCGGACAATTTTAGCTATCCGCCGGGCAATTTCTCACCAAAAAAGAATCTTTGGCAACTTAATCCGTCCACCTTTTCCGTTAAGCGAAGAAATAAAACCTTATTTTTCCGACTTAGCCGACCATTTAGAGCGGGCTACCGATTCGGTAGACAGTCAGCGGGATATGCTTGATCAAATCTTAATGACTTATAACTCAATTATTACCACCCGTACCAACGAAACCATGCGGGTCTTAACGATTATCTCTACCATTTTCATGCCGCTAACCTTCGTCACCGGCTTTTTTGGGATGAACGTTCCCTTTCCGGCACAAAATCATTTTATTTCCACCGGATTTATCACCGCGGGTTTAGTTGCCATTTCCTACGGCATGGTGCGGTGGTTTAAGTACAAGAAATGGATGTAA
- a CDS encoding rubredoxin-like domain-containing protein, with protein sequence MLFKCSVCGFIWDGDDAPDKCPKCGAPKEKFNKLDDDVAGLVLKSRETNDIHMKLAVHLEIIADLAKRGLEIKLDPGCVDVFEKAQKAAYELRQMVKAELATHMTKQKWG encoded by the coding sequence ATGCTTTTTAAATGCTCGGTGTGTGGATTTATCTGGGATGGAGACGATGCTCCCGATAAGTGCCCTAAATGCGGTGCTCCTAAGGAAAAATTTAATAAGCTTGATGATGATGTGGCCGGACTTGTCTTAAAGTCCCGAGAGACCAACGATATACATATGAAACTGGCGGTGCACTTAGAAATTATCGCTGATCTTGCTAAAAGGGGTTTGGAAATTAAGTTAGATCCGGGTTGTGTAGATGTTTTTGAAAAGGCCCAAAAAGCCGCTTATGAACTTCGGCAAATGGTGAAAGCCGAGCTTGCTACCCACATGACCAAGCAAAAATGGGGGTAA
- a CDS encoding SPOCS domain-containing protein: protein MDVFKEQLKVNVLVGEVEKELKLLSTIDLPSYLPPIGKVIRTYAESKIQKAMVENGKIRINGTVTVHLYYLAQKRHDEVQHFAKNLPFEDLLDLPGISKEAMLKTNSEVMDFKESAEANGKEFSVEITLKNKVRAVKPTVMDVVIDVPDNFLPEKSLIKVDAVIGMGEKEKSYQSRVKLPREKPDIDGVRDVTGEFRARTFRTLTGKVVVEGEIAVNVTYYHEDHEYTVRFVLPVFEFVEVSMAQEGMMAEVGGEVLEIKAAKLSERELKIEARLKFSAQALMEKQLRVVTKLTGANYTTMKLLAEKVVGENAAQAIAQKECKLDEEVKILHIHQEKVMVNTSRLTDGQAEINGETMLGVMYLPEGSAEVHHLDLSVPFRLTINVPGAQPGQNLSIWPKVEYVDVKVVDNCILKAEAVVQVRVKATQTISQEVVTEVGEVAGMPPEMPPSIPKTIKYEIKPGDTFYKIARKIGVPVEEILKLNPGKDPYNLMPGDIILIPVTAGPPLG, encoded by the coding sequence ATGGATGTTTTTAAAGAGCAATTAAAGGTAAATGTTTTGGTTGGCGAAGTGGAAAAAGAACTAAAGCTATTAAGTACAATTGATCTTCCTTCCTACTTGCCACCAATTGGAAAGGTAATAAGAACCTATGCTGAAAGTAAAATTCAGAAGGCCATGGTTGAAAACGGCAAGATTAGGATAAATGGGACTGTTACCGTTCATCTTTACTACTTAGCTCAAAAGCGACACGATGAAGTGCAGCATTTTGCAAAGAATCTACCTTTTGAGGATTTACTGGATTTACCCGGGATTAGCAAAGAGGCTATGCTTAAGACAAATTCAGAGGTTATGGATTTTAAGGAAAGTGCAGAGGCTAACGGGAAAGAGTTTTCGGTGGAAATAACTCTTAAAAATAAGGTGCGGGCGGTAAAACCTACTGTGATGGATGTGGTGATTGACGTGCCAGATAACTTCCTTCCGGAAAAGAGTTTAATTAAAGTAGATGCAGTAATCGGGATGGGTGAAAAAGAAAAATCCTATCAGAGCAGGGTTAAGTTGCCTCGCGAAAAACCCGATATCGACGGTGTTCGGGATGTTACCGGAGAATTTCGGGCTAGAACCTTTCGAACTTTAACCGGGAAAGTGGTGGTGGAAGGGGAGATAGCAGTAAACGTCACTTATTACCATGAGGACCACGAATATACTGTTCGTTTTGTTCTTCCAGTCTTTGAATTTGTGGAAGTCTCCATGGCTCAGGAAGGAATGATGGCCGAGGTAGGCGGTGAAGTGTTAGAGATAAAAGCAGCAAAACTTAGCGAGCGAGAACTAAAAATTGAAGCTCGCCTAAAATTTTCGGCGCAGGCTTTAATGGAAAAGCAGCTAAGAGTAGTAACCAAGCTTACCGGTGCCAATTACACCACCATGAAGCTTTTAGCAGAAAAAGTGGTGGGTGAAAATGCTGCCCAAGCTATTGCGCAAAAAGAGTGTAAACTTGATGAAGAAGTAAAAATCCTGCATATTCATCAGGAGAAAGTTATGGTTAATACTTCCCGCTTAACGGACGGGCAGGCCGAAATTAATGGGGAGACAATGCTTGGGGTAATGTATTTACCGGAAGGATCAGCAGAAGTCCACCATCTTGACCTTTCAGTACCTTTCAGGCTTACAATAAACGTTCCCGGTGCTCAACCGGGACAAAATCTATCTATCTGGCCTAAAGTGGAATATGTCGATGTTAAAGTTGTGGATAATTGCATCCTTAAAGCTGAAGCGGTAGTTCAGGTTAGAGTCAAAGCTACCCAAACGATATCCCAGGAAGTAGTAACTGAGGTGGGAGAAGTGGCCGGTATGCCTCCCGAGATGCCTCCGTCAATTCCGAAAACAATTAAGTACGAAATTAAACCTGGAGATACTTTTTATAAAATTGCCAGGAAAATCGGAGTGCCGGTGGAGGAAATCTTAAAGCTAAATCCTGGCAAAGATCCGTATAACTTAATGCCCGGGGATATTATTTTAATTCCCGTAACGGCAGGTCCACCCCTTGGATAA
- a CDS encoding CAP domain-containing protein, with translation MKKFVFLILLIFLLLATVVPAFAYTLNIVIIPKTTPSVTPVPTAPVNNPTPGVVLTADEQRFLELTNQARIKNGLKPLTLDPRLVQTARLKAQDMAKLGYFGHYSPTYGKPSTMMIAFGIKDYRWIGGENLAQNSTVDRAFTALMNSPTHRANILDPRYTHIGVASVTGGRYGKLWVQHFCGK, from the coding sequence ATGAAAAAGTTTGTTTTCCTTATACTTTTAATTTTTCTTTTGCTGGCAACTGTTGTTCCGGCTTTTGCTTATACCCTAAATATTGTAATCATCCCCAAAACCACTCCTTCGGTTACCCCTGTACCAACGGCACCGGTTAACAATCCTACCCCTGGAGTTGTACTTACTGCTGATGAACAAAGATTTTTAGAACTTACCAACCAGGCTCGAATTAAAAATGGCTTAAAACCTTTAACCTTAGACCCAAGGCTGGTGCAAACGGCCCGGCTTAAAGCCCAGGATATGGCCAAGCTTGGCTATTTTGGCCATTACTCCCCCACTTACGGCAAACCTTCTACGATGATGATTGCTTTCGGGATAAAAGACTACCGGTGGATCGGCGGAGAAAATTTAGCCCAGAACTCTACCGTGGACCGGGCTTTTACGGCATTAATGAACAGCCCGACCCACCGCGCCAACATTTTAGACCCCCGCTACACCCATATCGGGGTAGCTTCCGTTACCGGCGGCCGTTACGGTAAGCTCTGGGTCCAGCACTTCTGCGGAAAGTAG
- the rd gene encoding rubredoxin — protein sequence MDKYVCTICGYVYDPAVGDDSQGIAPGTPFENLPADWVCPDCGADKDAFEKM from the coding sequence ATGGACAAATATGTATGCACCATTTGTGGGTATGTATATGATCCAGCGGTAGGGGATGATTCTCAGGGCATTGCACCGGGAACGCCTTTTGAAAATTTACCGGCGGACTGGGTATGCCCGGACTGTGGCGCCGACAAAGATGCTTTTGAGAAAATGTAA
- a CDS encoding LCP family protein has product MRNLDPAIERVQKKIAKKKMRRRKIVLVTILALFLVAGIAFAYFYYTMNDVFSPPRAQGDNVAVASEKPGRVNILLLGVDDRHSKNRNERTDTIIFASIDSQLKKVVLVSIPRDTRVNIPGHGWDKINAAHVIGGVDLTKQMVSELLGKPIDYYMLVNFEDFKKVIDTLGGVTIDVEKNMYHADEYPYTINLKKGLQHLDGEKALMYVRFRSDALGDISRTQRQQKFLKALAEQVLQPGTILKLPKLVPEVIQMVETDMSTKDMMSLLAFSRELNKDSIITQTLPGYFYNYNGISYWQADLEAAKKLVDMLFEGQVEQNIVLGTKEENAGIKIVKKKQTVKTSKPSTTNKYHEKPTTNDNTYQQNPRDNSKNTGSGNTPPASNSENLPNTTPPPTQNSSEPQTTPPGNSNNTTDGTIYQNSPVGYSPPAEQQVPPLNSNTETTTGETYNN; this is encoded by the coding sequence GTGAGAAATTTGGATCCGGCAATAGAAAGGGTACAAAAGAAGATAGCAAAAAAGAAAATGCGGCGGAGAAAAATTGTGTTAGTGACGATTTTAGCACTGTTTTTAGTTGCAGGTATTGCTTTTGCGTATTTTTATTATACCATGAATGACGTTTTTTCTCCGCCAAGGGCCCAGGGTGATAATGTGGCTGTAGCCAGTGAAAAGCCTGGCCGGGTAAATATCCTTCTCTTAGGGGTTGACGACCGCCATAGTAAAAACCGAAATGAGAGGACCGATACAATTATTTTTGCCAGTATTGATAGTCAACTAAAAAAAGTAGTTTTGGTTTCTATTCCCCGGGACACCCGGGTGAATATTCCAGGTCACGGCTGGGATAAAATAAACGCTGCCCACGTCATAGGCGGGGTAGACTTAACCAAGCAAATGGTTTCCGAGCTTTTAGGGAAGCCGATTGATTACTACATGTTAGTGAACTTTGAAGACTTTAAAAAGGTAATTGACACTTTGGGTGGAGTCACCATTGATGTGGAAAAAAATATGTATCACGCCGATGAATACCCTTACACCATAAATCTTAAAAAGGGTCTTCAGCACTTAGATGGAGAAAAAGCATTAATGTATGTTCGCTTTAGAAGTGATGCATTGGGGGACATAAGTCGGACCCAAAGACAGCAAAAATTCTTAAAAGCTTTAGCCGAGCAGGTTCTGCAGCCGGGAACAATTTTAAAGCTTCCCAAACTTGTACCGGAAGTTATCCAAATGGTAGAAACCGATATGTCCACCAAAGACATGATGTCCCTTCTTGCCTTTAGCCGGGAGCTTAATAAAGACAGCATTATTACCCAGACCCTACCAGGGTATTTCTATAACTATAATGGTATTAGCTACTGGCAGGCGGATTTAGAAGCTGCCAAAAAATTAGTAGATATGCTGTTTGAAGGCCAAGTAGAACAAAATATAGTTCTTGGTACCAAGGAAGAAAACGCGGGGATTAAAATTGTAAAAAAGAAACAAACCGTTAAGACTTCCAAGCCTTCAACTACAAATAAATATCATGAAAAACCTACTACAAATGATAACACTTACCAACAAAATCCAAGAGATAATTCCAAGAACACCGGTAGCGGCAATACGCCTCCCGCTTCAAACTCGGAAAATCTTCCCAATACCACACCCCCTCCAACCCAAAACAGCAGCGAGCCCCAAACTACTCCACCTGGTAACTCAAATAATACCACCGACGGGACTATCTATCAAAATAGTCCCGTCGGTTATTCCCCGCCTGCAGAGCAACAAGTGCCCCCGCTTAACAGTAATACTGAAACTACCACCGGGGAGACCTATAACAACTAA
- a CDS encoding glycosyltransferase, with protein MFSIIITTKNEGINLKNTIFSLTHNRVGKPFEIIVVDDGSTDHSTAFIEKDSRYNQIKLIKTEGIGLARAKNLGAKYASGKYLVFSDAHMSYQSFWLDYLEGVLAEKDVGGVCPAIASLAEPDRIGYGQTLSPEFRLVWLSKPKEVVEVPVMPGGLMVLKSKVFFELGGFEELMERWGWEDAELSLRLWLMGYRLLVAPKVVVYHLFRERQPYPTSRKATIKNLFILALNHLSEERVKKILKLYSHWSDFPEAFGEILFTYPWTRRQELFKARKYDDDWFFKKFKIVF; from the coding sequence ATGTTTTCGATCATAATAACCACGAAAAATGAAGGTATAAATCTGAAGAATACAATTTTTTCTTTAACCCATAACCGGGTGGGAAAGCCCTTTGAAATAATTGTAGTAGATGATGGTTCAACCGATCACTCCACCGCTTTTATCGAAAAAGACTCAAGATATAACCAAATAAAACTAATAAAAACCGAAGGGATAGGCCTTGCCCGGGCCAAAAACTTGGGGGCCAAATATGCTTCGGGCAAATACCTGGTTTTTTCTGATGCTCACATGAGTTATCAGTCTTTTTGGCTTGATTACTTAGAAGGTGTCTTAGCGGAAAAAGATGTAGGGGGCGTATGCCCGGCGATTGCTTCCCTTGCCGAACCGGATAGGATTGGTTATGGGCAGACCCTTTCGCCAGAATTTCGCCTTGTGTGGCTCTCTAAACCCAAAGAAGTAGTCGAAGTTCCTGTAATGCCCGGAGGGCTGATGGTATTAAAAAGTAAAGTGTTTTTTGAATTAGGTGGTTTTGAAGAATTAATGGAGAGGTGGGGGTGGGAAGATGCCGAGCTGTCCCTGCGACTCTGGCTAATGGGCTATCGCCTCTTAGTAGCGCCTAAAGTTGTAGTTTATCATTTATTTCGGGAGCGTCAACCTTACCCTACCAGCAGAAAAGCTACCATAAAAAATCTTTTTATTTTGGCCCTAAACCATCTAAGTGAAGAACGGGTGAAAAAAATTTTAAAGCTTTATAGCCACTGGTCGGATTTTCCCGAAGCTTTTGGGGAAATACTGTTTACCTATCCCTGGACAAGAAGGCAGGAACTTTTTAAGGCCAGAAAATATGATGATGACTGGTTTTTCAAGAAATTTAAAATTGTTTTTTAA
- a CDS encoding NAD(P)/FAD-dependent oxidoreductase, producing MKIVIIGGGIAGVSAATAAREVSDAAEVTLISEENYYPYYRLKLSEYLSGELDEESLLLHPPSWYEERKIKVILGKKVTGARLESRELTLHDGTIIPFDRLVLTTGSYAFKPPVTGSNLAGVYTLRNLEDLKAIRDKAGSAKKAQVIGGGVLGLEVAYYLGKRGIEVGVVEHNDRLLPRQVDQEGSEILANAAKTSGVELYLAKDLDRIEGVERVEKIVFKDGSEIPADMVIFSTGVRPYLEVANMLSLGVNRGIIVNKYMVTSRENIYAAGDVAEFEGQMPGIWPVAMEQGKIAGANAAGASKVYNPIPPQNVLKVFGKTVFSIGTVSGEGVTSRREDQGDNFIKYYYQDGKLVGALLIGDVKLVNEVRKLFS from the coding sequence ATGAAAATTGTGATTATCGGTGGAGGAATTGCCGGGGTATCCGCAGCTACAGCTGCCCGGGAGGTTAGTGATGCAGCGGAGGTCACCCTTATTTCAGAGGAGAATTATTATCCCTATTACCGCCTAAAGCTTTCGGAATATTTAAGCGGGGAGCTGGATGAAGAAAGCTTACTCCTTCACCCCCCTTCCTGGTATGAGGAACGGAAAATAAAAGTAATCCTGGGGAAAAAGGTAACTGGTGCTCGCTTGGAGTCCCGGGAATTAACCCTCCACGACGGAACAATAATTCCTTTTGACCGCCTGGTTTTAACTACCGGAAGCTATGCCTTTAAGCCTCCGGTAACTGGTTCAAACCTTGCTGGGGTATACACCTTAAGGAACTTAGAGGATTTAAAAGCTATTCGAGATAAAGCGGGAAGCGCCAAAAAAGCTCAGGTTATCGGCGGAGGAGTTTTAGGCTTAGAAGTAGCCTACTACCTTGGCAAAAGGGGGATAGAAGTAGGGGTCGTTGAACATAACGACCGCCTGTTACCTCGGCAGGTGGATCAGGAAGGTTCAGAGATTTTAGCAAATGCCGCCAAGACTTCAGGGGTAGAGCTTTATCTTGCCAAAGATCTAGATCGGATTGAAGGTGTAGAACGAGTAGAAAAAATAGTGTTTAAGGACGGAAGTGAAATTCCTGCCGATATGGTAATTTTTTCTACCGGCGTTCGACCGTACTTGGAAGTGGCCAACATGCTTTCCCTTGGCGTAAATCGGGGAATCATCGTAAATAAATACATGGTGACTTCCCGGGAAAATATTTATGCTGCCGGCGATGTAGCAGAGTTTGAGGGGCAGATGCCGGGAATATGGCCAGTAGCAATGGAGCAGGGGAAAATTGCCGGAGCCAATGCTGCCGGAGCGTCAAAAGTTTATAATCCTATCCCTCCGCAAAATGTGTTAAAAGTATTTGGGAAAACCGTTTTTAGTATTGGAACGGTATCTGGTGAAGGGGTTACTTCCCGCCGGGAAGATCAGGGAGATAATTTCATTAAATATTACTACCAGGATGGGAAATTGGTAGGGGCACTTTTAATTGGAGATGTTAAACTTGTAAATGAAGTAAGAAAGCTTTTTTCCTAA
- the rbr gene encoding rubrerythrin: MGKTRDNLLAAFAGESQARNKYTFFAAVAKKEGLMEIAKYFEETAQNEKEHAEQLFKLLGALGDTAANLRAAMDGETYEYTDMYPEFAKIAREEGEIEAAELFERLATIEKFHAQRYQKLLDMVNQGKVLKRDTAIRWQCSECGFIVEGTEPPEVCPVCKHAKGYYMPLSENY; the protein is encoded by the coding sequence ATGGGTAAAACGAGAGACAATTTACTGGCAGCCTTTGCTGGTGAAAGTCAGGCGAGAAACAAATATACCTTTTTTGCCGCCGTTGCCAAAAAAGAAGGTTTAATGGAAATTGCCAAATACTTTGAAGAAACGGCACAAAACGAAAAAGAACACGCTGAACAGCTTTTTAAGCTTTTAGGGGCTTTAGGAGATACCGCAGCTAATTTAAGAGCGGCGATGGACGGAGAAACCTACGAGTATACCGATATGTATCCTGAATTTGCCAAAATTGCCCGGGAAGAAGGAGAGATTGAAGCGGCAGAGCTTTTTGAAAGACTGGCTACCATTGAAAAATTCCATGCCCAGAGGTATCAAAAGCTTTTGGATATGGTAAATCAGGGGAAAGTACTAAAGCGGGATACGGCTATTCGCTGGCAGTGCAGTGAATGCGGATTTATTGTGGAAGGGACGGAACCGCCGGAAGTCTGCCCGGTTTGCAAGCACGCTAAAGGCTACTACATGCCTTTAAGTGAAAACTATTAA
- a CDS encoding ferritin family protein: MDYDKLVTMLDKALKAEKEAELFYTEVLKASNDYLIREAFVEARHDEREHIVKLSDLYRDLTGKNPVISGTIPEKVTNMKEAVQKAIAGEEAAIRDYLDLINYSTLEKVDRVIYEIRNDEIVHLEKFQALYNTL, translated from the coding sequence ATGGATTACGATAAACTCGTAACTATGCTCGATAAAGCGCTTAAAGCCGAAAAAGAAGCCGAACTTTTTTACACCGAAGTGTTAAAAGCTTCAAATGATTATTTAATACGTGAAGCATTTGTTGAAGCCCGCCATGATGAAAGGGAACATATTGTAAAATTGTCTGATCTATACAGGGATTTAACCGGTAAAAACCCCGTAATAAGTGGAACAATACCAGAAAAAGTTACCAACATGAAAGAGGCTGTACAAAAAGCAATTGCCGGTGAAGAAGCGGCAATTAGAGATTATCTGGATCTTATTAATTATTCAACCTTAGAAAAAGTTGATCGGGTTATTTATGAAATTAGAAATGATGAGATTGTGCATTTGGAAAAATTTCAAGCTCTTTATAATACCCTTTAG
- a CDS encoding SH3 domain-containing protein has product MKKGIYVILGLIIAFGTGFFVGGKILAQNDGVIPGSPQDPLVAKSYVDKQIKAVTDQVYDLQARIAALEKKIAELSAPKPSTTTTTTTTTKTGIVTVDKLYLRKTPQILSTNVITKLSKNTRLTVYLNKSNSTWYYVKTPTGAYGYVSKSYVKLQ; this is encoded by the coding sequence TTGAAAAAAGGCATTTATGTGATTTTGGGCTTAATAATTGCTTTTGGAACCGGGTTCTTCGTTGGAGGAAAAATCTTAGCCCAAAATGATGGCGTTATACCCGGTTCTCCCCAGGATCCACTGGTAGCCAAAAGTTATGTGGATAAACAAATAAAAGCAGTTACCGACCAGGTATATGACCTGCAAGCTCGCATTGCCGCTTTAGAGAAAAAAATAGCTGAACTATCGGCACCTAAGCCTTCCACCACTACAACCACTACAACCACTACAAAGACAGGAATTGTAACTGTCGATAAACTTTATTTACGGAAAACACCACAAATACTTAGTACCAATGTTATTACCAAATTATCCAAAAATACTCGTTTGACCGTTTACCTTAATAAATCTAACAGTACTTGGTATTATGTCAAAACCCCCACTGGGGCATACGGCTATGTAAGTAAAAGCTACGTTAAACTTCAGTAA
- a CDS encoding YbaB/EbfC family nucleoid-associated protein, which yields MDLDKLLAQGKKELLAKKIETVSPGGGIKVVLNGLMEVMEIKISPSLFKEEKVDYLEKLLKETFNLAAKRAQKIIAQEVEKNLASSPLSNLFNLFS from the coding sequence TTGGATTTAGATAAACTTTTGGCCCAGGGAAAAAAGGAACTTTTAGCTAAAAAAATTGAAACAGTAAGTCCCGGTGGCGGGATTAAAGTAGTCTTAAACGGATTGATGGAAGTAATGGAAATAAAAATAAGCCCTTCTCTTTTTAAAGAAGAAAAAGTAGATTATTTAGAAAAATTGTTAAAAGAAACTTTTAACTTGGCTGCTAAAAGAGCGCAAAAAATAATTGCCCAGGAAGTAGAAAAAAACCTTGCCAGCTCCCCATTAAGTAATCTTTTTAATCTTTTTAGCTAA